A window from Mytilus galloprovincialis chromosome 8, xbMytGall1.hap1.1, whole genome shotgun sequence encodes these proteins:
- the LOC143085036 gene encoding uncharacterized protein LOC143085036, with amino-acid sequence MGKVCIVLGCRNRDSHKEPGIKFHRIPKDEGRKELWIRAINRRDPVTGKVWISGDEGARVCSVHFIDGKCDDPKSPDYVPSVKMGYGTYGDNEVSASKSVDRYKRAVKRTADQKERECRLQLDFLMTPDGKENDHLPLQDLDCNVELEDKNGTGEFENYRTLFENAISENRILIDRLQQLHFENNVMKNKPPYIRATSLSLEKTEETTKFYTGLPSYSCFMWLVNFVTCIIPSSNILSSADILLLVLMKLRLNSPHTDISFRFGVSLSLVTNLIDSVIPQLAHKLKWLIHWPNKDDILRSRPDCFKEAFPRCVSVIDCTEVYIETPSNFAARSCTYSNYKHHNTIKFLVSIVPCGSISFVSRAFGGRTSDKIISLKSGYLDFINHGDVVLADRGFLIRDELASRGAELIIPSFVKGKDQLSAFEVERSRNIAHVRIHVEREMERLKNFRILSGKMSMNMVPHSDSIMTICSAIINMHPNIVQ; translated from the exons ATGGGTAAAGTGTGCATAGTTTTAGGTTGCCGAAATCGCGATAGCCACAAAGAACCGGGAATCAAATTCCACCGGATTCCAAAAGACGAAGGAAGAAAGGAGCTTTGGATAAGAGCTATAAACCGGAGAGATCCTGTAACAGGGAAAGTCTGGATATCTGGTGACGAGGGAGCCAGAGTTTGCAGCGTACATTTCATTGATG GAAAATGTGATGATCCAAAAAGTCCTGATTATGTACCTTCTGTGAAAATGGGATATGGTACTTATGGTGATAATGAAGTTTCAGCTTCTAAAAGTGTTGACAG GTATAAGAGAGCTGTAAAAAGGACTGCTGATCAAAAGGAGAGGGAATGCAGATTGCAATTGGACTTTTTGATGACACCTGATGGCAAAGAAAATGATCATCTGCCTTTACAAGACTTAGACTGCAATGTTGAGTTGGAAGACAAAAATG gTACAGGAGAATTTGAAAATTACAGAACACTATTTGAAAATGCTATAAGCGAAAACAGAATACTTATAGATAGACTGCAACAGCTTCACTTTGAAAATAATGTTATGAAAAATAAACCCCCTTATATAAGGGCTACAAGTCTATCTTTGGAGAAGACTGAAGAGACAACAAAATTTTACACTGGATTGCCGTCTTATTCATGTTTTATGTGGTTGGTGAACTTTGTAACGTGTATTATACCTTCTTCTAATATTTTGAGCTCTGCAGATATACTTCTTTTGGTTTTAATGAAATTACGTTTAAATTCCCCCCATACTGATATTTCGTTTCGTTTTGGAGTTTCCCTTAGTTTGGTTACCAATTTAATTGACAGTGTCATCCCTCAATTAGCGCACAAATTAAAGTGGTTGATTCATTGGCCAAATAAAGATGACATTTTACGCTCTCGACCAGACTGCTTTAAGGAGGCCTTTCCAAGATGTGTTTCAGTTATAGATTGCACAGAAGTTTATATAGAGACTCCATCAAATTTTGCTGCTAGATCATGTACTTACAGTAACTATAAGCACCACAATACAATTAAATTTTTAGTCAGTATTGTTCCGTGTGGTAGTATTTCTTTTGTTTCACGTGCATTTGGGGGGCGGACTTCAGATAAGATAATTTCACTTAAATCAGGATATCTTGACTTTATAAACCATGGAGATGTCGTACTAGCAGACCGTGGTTTTCTTATTAGAGATGAATTGGCATCAAGGGGGGCGGAATTAATCATACCATCGTTTGTTAAGGGGAAAGACCAGCTTAGTGCCTTTGAAGTGGAAAGAAGCCGAAATATAGCTCATGTACGAATTCATGTAGAAAGAGAAATGGAGCGACTGAAAAATTTCCGTATTTTGTCTGGAAAGATGTCAATGAATATGGTGCCACATTCTGACAGTATTATGACAATTTGCTCTGCTATAATAAATATGCACCCTAATATTGTTCAATAA